Proteins encoded within one genomic window of Anopheles gambiae chromosome 3, idAnoGambNW_F1_1, whole genome shotgun sequence:
- the LOC1279516 gene encoding probable arginine--tRNA ligase, mitochondrial — MAQVYRKLISEKLARICGTNVQIPMTALQFTYQRATRTPELSMLAQYLGQGFDQKSFNRSAECIVKDDEHLATVTTEERSGKKWVKLSLDTMKLIQTVLERKPLQEEYNTATSQTMIVEFSSPNIAKPFHAGHLRSTILGNFLSNLNEFLGNRVLRLNYLGDWGTQFGYLALGVQLKGLSPTDIHQDPIKCLYDAYVHAYEAARNSPNMHEHAMNIFARMENGTADDLDQWQEYRAYTVKELEELYRRLGVCFTSYEWESQYGVNKIAHVLETLKQHGLLIDQPDGRKVVQLQQRKIPIVKSDGSGMYLLRDIAALMDRYNRFEFHKCIYVVENGQNDHFASLSEIAHLLCLPYAAGVEHVKFGRIHGMSTRRGKVVFLKDILHEAQQLVQEKQRESPYTKTNAADDPSVCDILGTSAVIINDLKQRRMKDYNFDWSKILRMEGDSGIKLQYTHCRLASLLHAQSSAEDIMSIQCDGSSLVEPEALDLVCQMANFKPVCYQAQEAAEACILVAYLFRLCKSINLAIKTLPVKQESEAKKRQQRILLFSRAKLVLHTGMTLLGLRPLEEM; from the exons ATGGCTCAAGTTTATCGTAAACTTATCTCTGAAAAG TTGGCTCGTATTTGCGGGACAAATGTTCAAATACCTATGACGGCGCTACAGTTTACATACCAGCGAGCAACGCGTACGCCAGAATTGAGTATGTTAGCGCAGTATTTGGGACAAGGGTTTGATCAAAAGTCCTTCAACAGGAGTGCTGAGTGTATCGTAAAGGATGATGAACACCTTGCCACGGTCACGACAGAAGAGCGATCGGGCAAGAAGTGGGTAAAACTGTCACTCGACACAATGAAGCTAATACAAACGGTGCTGGAGAGGAAGCCGTTACAAGAGGAATACAATACAGCCACCAGTCAAACTATGATAGTCGAATTCAGCTCACCCAACATTGCAAAGCCGTTTCACGCAGGCCACCTACGATCCACCATTCTGGGAAACTTTTTATCCAACTTGAATGAATTTCTCGGTAATCGAGTGTTACGGCTTAACTACCTCGGCGATTGGGGCACCCAATTTGGATATTTAGCACTGGGAGTCCAGCTGAAAGGTCTTTCGCCAACGGATATCCACCAAGATCCAATAAAATGTCTGTATGACGCGTACGTCCATGCATACGAGGCAGCTCGAAATAGTCCCAACATGCATGAGCATGCGATGAACATTTTCGCGCGCATGGAAAACGGTACCGCGGATGACTTGGATCAGTGGCAGGAATATCGTGCCTACACAGTGAAAGAGCTGGAAGAGCTGTATCGCCGGCTTGGAGTTTGCTTCACTAGCTACGAATGGGAATCACAATACGGTGTGAACAAAATAGCACACGTGCTGGAAACCCTTAAACAGCACGGCCTGCTGATAGATCAACCGGATGGGCGGAAAGTTGTACAGCTTCAACAGCGGAAGATCCCGATCGTGAAAAGCGATGGATCGGGAATGTACCTGCTGCGGGACATTGCCGCATTGATGGATCGTTACAATCGGTTCGAGTTTCATAAATGCATCTACGTGGTCGAAAATGGACAGAACGATCACTTTGCATCACTGAGTGAGATCGCCCATTTACTCTGTCTACCGTATGCGGCAGGTGTTGAGCAtgtaaaatttggtcgaataCATGGAATGAGTACCAGGAGGGGTAAGGTGGTATTTCTAAAAGATATTCTCCACGAGGCACAGCAACTGGTACAGGAAAAACAACGTGAATCGCCCTACACCAAAACAAATGCTGCCGACGATCCCTCGGTCTGTGATATTCTGGGAACAAGTGCAGTCATTATAAATGATTTGAAACAGCGACGCATGAAAGACTACAATTTTGATTGGTCAAAAATTCTCCGAATGGAAGGAGATTCCGGAATAAAGCTTCAGTACACGCATTGCCGTCTGGCTAGCCTGTTACACGCACAATCATCTGCAGAAGATATAATGAGCATTCAGTGCGACGGGAGTAGTTTAGTGGAACCGGAAGCATTAGATTTGGTGTGCCAGATGGCCAATTTCAAGCCAGTTTGCTACCAAGCTCAAGAGGCCGCTGAAGCATGCATACTGGTCGCCTACCTCTTTCGGCTATG TAAATCGATAAATCTAGCCATCAAAACTTTGCCGGTAAAACAAGAATCGGAAGCTAAGAAACGGCAGCAAAGaatattgttatttagcaGAGCAAAGTTGGTTCTGCACACTGGAATGACACTTTTAGGATTAAGGCCACTAGAAGAAATGTGA
- the LOC1279515 gene encoding uncharacterized protein LOC1279515 yields MAVGGRVTGRLGYGNGYSDGRSYAGINEEIMYVSIGMGIIIAILICIALCYIARENCKNKREYYITA; encoded by the exons ATGGCGGTTGGAG GGCGTGTTACAGGTCGTCTTGGTTACGGGAACGGGTACTCCGATG GGCGTTCTTACGCAGGAATCAACGAAGAAATTATGTACGTGAGCATAGGAATGGGAATCATCATTGCCATTCTGATTTGCATCGCGCTGTGCTACATTGCTCGGGAGAATTGTAAAAATAAGCGCGAATATTACATTACGGCCTAA
- the LOC1279517 gene encoding phosphatidylinositol-binding clathrin assembly protein LAP isoform X5: MAGQTINDRLLAARHSLAGQGLAKSVCKATTEEMIGPKKKHLDYLVHCTNEPNVSIPHLATLLIERSQNANWVVVYKALITTHHMLAYGNERFIQYLASSNSSFQLNNFLDKGGVQGAVGARMGYDMSPFIRRYAKYLNEKALSYRTVAFDFCKMKRGKEEGSLRVMHADKLLKTLPILQAQLDSLLEFDCTANDLTNGVINMCFMLLFRDLIRLFACYNDGIINLLEKYFDMNKKQCRDALDLYKKFLTRMDRVGEFLKVAENVGIDKGDLPDLTKAPSSLLDALEQHLLALEGKKGSAANTPTQTASNQKNVKSGVSALTSTSSSFGIVAESTKFDSPTNGMIDESLKAQVLAEEEAAMNQYKSKVSSPTTATAITNPFLSSPTASQNNIVDLFEAPKPAQDQQASAASSKASDDLLQLGNPFADVFATPAPPVANTVPVGAANAFGATNTWMGNGGFNGGMAAAAVPGMAGSAVPGSDTFVSDNNFTSVFGGLEQNGSSAPPAAAAQTGKVLTGDLDSSLASLAESLTINKSNCGKNMQWSSPKTSAKTGSAGWSPQPQPATNQTGYKPMTDN, encoded by the exons ATGGCTGGTCAAACGATCAATGACAGGTTGCTGGCTGCACGGCACAGCCTTGCTGGCCAAGGGCTGGCAAAATCCGTGTGCAAGGCTACGACGGAAGAAATGATTGGACCGAAGAAAAAACATCTTGATT ATTTGGTACATTGCACCAACGAACCGAATGTGTCGATTCCTCATTTAGCAACATTGCTGATCGAGCGGTCTCAGAACGCCAATTGGGTCGTGGTATACAAAGCATTGATTACCACCCATCACATGTTGGCCTATGGAAACGAG CGCTTTATTCAATATTTAGCTTCAAGCAATTCATCCTTCCAGTTGAACAACTTTCTCGATAAAGGTGGAGTGCAAG GCGCTGTCGGTGCTCGTATGG GTTATGATATGTCTCCGTTTATACGGCGTTACGCAAAATATCTTAACGAGAAGGCGCTATCGTATCGTACAGTGGCgttcgatttttgcaaaatgaaacgtggaaaagaagaaggatcCTTGCGCGTGatgcacgccgacaagcttcTGAAGACATTGCCCATTTTGCAAGCGCAGTTAGATTCGTTGCTGGAGTTTGACTGTACAGCCAACGATCTCACAAATG GTGTCATTAACATGTGCTTCATGTTACTATTCCGCGATTTGATACGGCTGTTCGCTTGTTACAACGATGGTATCATAAATCTATTGGAAAAATATTTTGACATGAATAAGAAGCAATGCCGTGATGCGCTGGATCTGTACAAAAAGTTTCTTACTCGTATGGATCGGGTGGGAGAGTTTCTCAAGGTGGCTGAG AACGTTGGTATTGATAAGGGTGATTTACCAGATCTTACGAAAGCTCCGAGCTCGCTGTTAGATGCGCTCGAGCAGCATTTGCTGGCGCTGGAGGGCAAGAAAGGATCAGCAGCCAACACTCCTACACAAACGGCAAG CAATCAAAAGAATGTCAAAAGTGGAGTTAGCGCTCTTACATCGACTAGTTCGTCGTTTGGAATTGTGGCAGAGTCAACCAAGTTTGATAGTCCCACAAACGGCATGATTGATGAAAGTTTGAAGGCTCAAGTCCTGGCTGAAGAAGAGGCCGCAATGAATCAGTACAAG TCCAAGGTATCTTCTCCCACAACGGCGACGGCTATAACGAATCCGTTCCTATCGTCGCCTACTGCTAGTCAAAATAACATCGTCGATCTTTTCGAAGCACCAAAACCGGCACAGGATCAACAAGCGTCTGCTGCTTCGTCCAAGGCATCAGACGATCTGCTGCAACTGGGAAACCCATTCGCTGACGTATTCGCCACGCCAGCACCACCAGTCGCTAATACAGTTCCAGTAGGAGCGGCCAATGCGTTTGGCGCCACCAACACATGGATGGGCAATGGAG GCTTCAACGGCGGTATGGCAGCAGCGGCTGTTCCTGGAATGGCAGGATCAGCTGTCCCGGGCAGTGACACATTCGTTTCCGATAACAATTTCACTTCAGTTTTCGGGGGTCTGGAACAAAATG GATCTAGTGCACCTCCGGCAGCTGCCGCCCAAACTGGAAAGGTATTGACGGGCGATTTAGACAGCTCATTGGCGTCGTTAGCTGAAAGTCTCACCATCAATAAGTCAAACTGTGGGAA GAATATGCAATGGAGTTCGCCGAAGACATCAGCCAAAACAGGATCTGCTGGATGGTCACCGCAACCACAGCCGGCTACCAATCAGACTGGCTACAAACCAATG ACTGACAATTGA